One Brassica napus cultivar Da-Ae chromosome A5, Da-Ae, whole genome shotgun sequence DNA window includes the following coding sequences:
- the LOC106347189 gene encoding protein OS-9 homolog: MRITQILSSLLIISLSSISNVSSDQIFPAHLVGTFSRNNREPKYTIEFLPEDAPFHPGDNLESMVMLDKQGRRFLCFLPKEEESTTGWASTQQNMSTVLMETDKQLKLKTPDELLQPLNDQCLLRQEGWWSYEFCHLGSVRQLHVEDGNKIVQEFSLGKYDAEATAAFNQNVSHASTMKERYHSHIFTNGTTCDLTGTPREVEVRFVCAETRAMVTSITELSTCKYALTVQCPTLCKHPLFQLEKPVSHTIHCNLIPQEEDASRNEEERVVGESPKVADS; the protein is encoded by the exons ATGAGGATCACGCAGATCTTATCATCTCTGCTAATAATTTCACTCTCTTCAATCTCCAATGTCTCCTCCGATCAGATCTTCCCAGCTCATCTAG TGGGAACATTCAGCCGAAACAATCGCGAACCAAAGTACACCATCGAGTTTCTCCCCGAAGATGCACCTTTCCACCCG GGTGATAATCTGGAGTCTATGGTGATGCTTGACAAGCAAGGACGCAGATTCTTGTGTTTCTTACCAAAGGAGGAAGAATCCACTACCGGATGGGCCTCTACGCAGCAGAACATGAGCACTGTGTTGATGGAAACCGATAAACAGCTCAAGCTCAAGACTCCTGATGAGCTGCTTCAGCCACTCAATGATCAGTGCCTTCTCAGG CAAGAGGGTTGGTGGTCGTATGAGTTTTGTCATCTGGGGTCTGTAAGGCAGTTACACGTTGAGGATGGCAATAAG ATTGTGCAAGAGTTTTCCTTGGGTAAGTATGACGCAGAGGCAACTGCTGCTTTTAATCAAAATGTGTCTCATGCTTCTACTATGAAAGAGAG GTATCATTCTCATATATTCACCAATGGGACCACCTGTGATCTTACAGGAACGCCTCGTGAAGTCGAG GTGAGGTTTGTATGCGCGGAGACCAGGGCAATGGTCACTTCTATCACTGAGCTATCTACTTGCAAGTACGCTCTGACTGTTCAGTGTCCGACCTTGTGCAAGCATCC GCTGTTTCAGCTAGAGAAACCAGTGTCACATACGATCCACTGCAATTTGATCCCACAGGAAGAAGACGCATCAAGAAACGAGGAAGAACGAGTAGTAGGCGAATCACCTAAGGTTGCCGATTCTTGA
- the LOC106347188 gene encoding galactan beta-1,4-galactosyltransferase GALS1-like → MRKEILPPVTTTTVKFLEKKPLVATLLALSLVLIIWNLPPYYHSLISTAARPCSAASPISLTTTTILSSTENFTASLAASTPSDPNKRVFKPFGNAAALFVLMGAYRGGPATFAVVGLASKPIHVFGKPWFKCEWLSTNGTSLRAKAVKILPDWGYGRVYTVVVVNCTFPSNPNSDNSGGKLMLNAYYNESPKLFERFTTLEESAGSYDESRFSPPYPYEYLYCGSSLYGNVSSSRMREWMAYHAWFFGDRSHFVFHDAGGVSPEVREVLDPWIRAGRVTLQDIRDQSNYDGYYYNQFLIVNDCLHKYRHAANWTFFFDVDEYIYLPDGNTLESVLNEFSRYTQFTIEQNPMSNVLCLNDSSQDYPRQWGFEKMLFRESRTNIRRDRKYAIQAKNAFATGVHMSENVVGKTLHKTERKIRYYHYHNTITVHEELCREMLPVSAKDNVTFYKKLPYVYDDKMKKLVNTVKEFEEKKLGTEAVKNFS, encoded by the exons ATGCGGAAGGAAATATTACCGCCGGTGACCACCACCACCGTGAAATTCCTCGAGAAGAAGCCGTTAGTCGCTACATTGCTAGCTCTCTCCCTCGTCTTGATCATCTGGAACCTTCCTCCTTACTACCACAGCCTCATCTCCACCGCCGCTCGTCCCTGCTCCGCCGCCTCTCCCATCTccctcaccaccaccaccatcctCTCCTCAACTGAGAACTTCACCGCCTCTCTCGCCGCCTCAACCCCGTCGGATCCGAACAAACGCGTTTTCAAACCGTTCGGAAACGCGGCGGCGCTGTTCGTCCTCATGGGAGCTTACCGCGGCGGACCGGCGACGTTCGCCGTCGTCGGCCTCGCGTCGAAGCCGATCCACGTCTTCGGGAAGCCGTGGTTCAAGTGCGAGTGGCTATCCACCAACGGAACCTCTCTCCGAGCCAAAGCGGTGAAGATTCTCCCGGACTGGGGCTACGGCCGCGTCTACACCGTCGTCGTCGTCAACTGCACATTCCCCTCGAACCCCAACTCCGACAACTCCGGAGGCAAGCTCATGCTCAACGCCTACTACAACGAATCCCCCAAGCTCTTCGAAAGATTCACGACGCTTGAAGAGTCCGCCGGATCTTACGACGAGTCCAGATTCTCGCCGCCGTATCCCTACGAGTACCTCTACTGCGGCTCGTCGTTGTATGGTAACGTGAGCTCGTCGCGCATGAGGGAGTGGATGGCTTACCACGCTTGGTTCTTCGGAGACAGATCGCATTTCGTATTCCACGACGCCGGCGGTGTTTCGCCGGAGGTGAGGGAGGTTCTTGATCCGTGGATTCGTGCCGGGAGGGTCACGCTTCAGGACATTAGGGATCAGTCTAATTACGATGGTTACTATTATAACCAGTTCTTGATTGTTAATGATTGTTTGCATAAGTATCGTCACGCTGCGAATTGGACCTTCTTCTTCGATGTTGATGAGTATATCTATTTACCCGATGGGAACACGCTTGAGTCGGTTCTCAATGAGTTCTCGCGTTACACTCAGTTCACGATTGAGCAGAACCCAATGTCTAATGTTCTTTGCTTGAATGACTCATCTCAAGATTACCCCAG GCAATGGGGATTTGAGAAGATGTTATTTAGGGAATCGAGAACGAACATAAGACGCGACAGGAAATACGCGATCCAAGCCAAGAACGCGTTTGCGACAGGAGTTCACATGTCTGAAAACGTAGTAGGCAAAACGTTACACAAGACGGAGAGGAAGATCCGTTATTACCATTACCACAACACTATAACAGTGCACGAGGAGCTTTGCAGAGAGATGCTGCCTGTTTCGGCCAAGGACAATGTGACATTTTACAAGAAGCTTCCGTATGTGTATGACGACAAGATGAAGAAGCTAGTTAACACGGTTAAAGAGTTTGAGGAGAAGAAACTTGGGACGGAAGCTGTGAAGAATTTCTCATGA